From the genome of Oryza glaberrima chromosome 1, OglaRS2, whole genome shotgun sequence:
TGAACACGATATGCCTAAGGGAATGAATATTCTAAACGGCGCCTTCAGGAAGGATATAGCACCGAAAGTGCCACCATTGCCCTCCCTGGGTAGCTACAACATGGTTTTCACCTAAAGAAATCCATCAGGTAAGGCAGGGAAGATCACTCAACAATACCTCGAGGGGAAAGCGGCGGCTACAAGCGTCACCATTGCTGACCTGAAGAGGCTCGGCTCTCGCCCATATCTATCTGCCCTATGTGTCGAGGTCGCCTGTTGAAAATAGAAGCCACCATCATCTGTGCCACGCCAACCAACTGTGGTTGGCCGTCGCCCGCGCTGCACTATTCCCACCACCGTGTCGACTTCCCGCAAGCCTCCTGCCACGCATGGCCTCTTGCGCATCGCCGACCGCGCCGCACTGGCCACTGCCGCCCTAGGGTGTTGCTCCAACGCCACCGCCTTCCTAGCTTGCCAGTTGCCACACGACTTGCTGATGGCTAGCTctggtggcggcgaggccagGGGTGGGGGTGTTTTGGGCAAGTGGTGGCTAGGGTTTTCACCACCCGGTAGCCCACGCAGGTGGGTGTTGGGTCTGGGTCGTACATAAGTAGTCGAGTTAATTTTAATTGTATCGCCTAggcgtaaaaccagatataatgTATGCCTCATCTTTATAGAAACAACGTAAATATAGTTAAACTAAAAAGGCAGTATCGAAACCGGTTTTAGCTGCTCTAATATTGGAAGTATTGAAACCGTATTGCTACAGGACACACTTGCATGCTAATATTGAAAGTCGACGCTTACTTGAGGGACGTAACTACGAACACAacagtgtaatcggattgtaaattggataagtaatttaagagaaaattttatttcaagcatagatgataggaatatttcccctactTGCTCAATGGATTAATAGCAACTAAAACTCCTAAAGTACTAGCACGTGGATGTCTCTGATCAAGATTAATTGGAGAGGTCTCTCCAGTTAGATTTACCGTTTCTGTTTACCTTTCCACCGGCCCACTTAATATTACAGGCGGTGGAAACTTAATGATGGGCCAGTTCTGGTGGGCTGGTGGATTTCAGGCATTCATCCATACCAAATTTACCAATCCAAACTTGTCCATTGCCCTCTCCAATCCTAAATCCCTAACGATTTTACTATACGTTTGTccacaaataattaatttatgggAAAATTGGTCGATTTATTTAGAGTTGGATGTGTGCTGAGAAATACTACTTAGGTAGTCCAAATCCTAACGCATCATTTTCTTCACCAATCCAAGATAAAAAGTCACAAACCCTTCTAACATCCAGTATTAATTACCAGTTCGTACACGCATAAACAcaagaaggggaaaaagaaaaagaaaacttgcATTATATCCCATATCGCATATGCAGCAGGTTTCTGTTAATCTGTAAATACTTCAGTAATAGTAGTAGTGGTTAATTAAGCATTGCTCTGCAGCTGATGCATGCGATTATCCCTTGCACCCGCGAACATCGACGCGGGGCTTCTCAGCTCCTCCGACCGCCGCCTCAGCTCCCGCTTCTCCGGCGACGCGCGgggcccgtcgccgccgacattgcctgcgccggcgccggggtggTACGGCCGGAGCGCGTGGTACCGGCTCGGCGCCTCCCGCCCGTACGACGACGCGCCGACGTCGCTCCTCGCCCGCGCCGTCTCCGCCTCCAGCAGcctcgacgcggccgcggcggccgtctcgccggcggcgccgccggtgctgCGGGCGTGCGTGGAGCCCGCCGTCGTGACGCTGCTCAGCGGCGTCCGCTCGCACGACGACAGCGGCGTGCTCTCGTacgagtcgtcgtcgtccagcACGTCGTGGCTGGACAGCCACTGCAGCGCCTTCTCCAGGTGCTCGTCCCGCGgtggctccgcctccgccgccgccgactgcttCCTGCTGCTCCTCCGGTCGCCGCGGCCGTGCCCCTTCTTGCTGGTCGGGAGCAGCTTCTTGATGTTCCCCAAGAACTTGAGCTTGTTGCCACGTCTCGACGGCGACTCGGCCCCCGCAGCTGCGGcggccatcgccaccgccgtgctCGGGCTCCGCGGcgcctcgtcgacgacgacgtcgccgttCGGCCTTCGCTGCTcgaagtcgtcgccgtcgccgtcgccgtagaCGGACTCGTGGAGCGGGGAGAAGATGGAGGGGTCGAAGCCGTCGAGGCCATGGGTGCCGTACTTGAGCATGAGCTCCTTGGCCTTCTCGCTGGACCGGAAGCTCATGCTCTTGCTCAGGTCCCTCGCCGAAatccggccggcgccggcgccggcgccggcgccgtcgtcgccgtcgtgggtGCGCAGCTCGTAGCGGAGGCAGGCGTTGACCCACTTGAGGTAGACGAGCTCCTCGACGTGGGCGCAGTGGTCGGCGTGCAGCTGCTCGATCTGCCGCGTCAGCCTCTCGTTGGTCTCTCTCAGGTAGTTTGCCTCCTTAACCACGTCCTCctacgtgaaaaaaaaaagaagaaaaaaagacatgAGCTTTGGTGTCATTTTAAAAGGATAGCCATGATTGAGTACTAttttagagcatctccaagagagAATGGCTAGATGACTCTGCAAGTTAAATTCTAGCAAATTTAGGAGGAAAAAGCACTCTAACAGACTCTATTCAGCTGGCCAAGCTATCTAGCTGGCCAAATTAGCTCCTTggctagccaaatttggccatcCTGCCTGCCTAGCCAAACCAGTTGCTAGTGGTGGGCCCCACGTTGCTCCCCCCACCccaatctctcctctctctttgaCTTCCCTGGTGGGGCGCGCGAGCACCGACGAGCAGAGCTCCGATGAGAGACGGCCACCGCGGCAGGACGCTGGGCCGAGAAGCGGCGGGCTCTCGCAGGATGTGgccgcctccatccccgcgCCGCGCTCCTGTCGTCCTCTGCCGCCCGCACcgctcccgccggcgccgccttcaTCCCCATCCCGCTCGCGCTGCTCCCCCGGCAGAAGCGTTGCCGCCTTCGCTCCCGGCCGGCCACATCCGGCACTACCGCCTCAGCTCTCGGCACTTCGCCAGCCACGAGGGGGCCGCCGCGGAGAGGTAAATCGggggtggcatgtcggcgcgaGATTCGcagaggacgcggcggcggaggcgagtggtaggaggaggaggaggggagagtccccgcctcccctcgccgcagccgccggcctTCGCTCGCCGTAGCCCGCCTCCGCTtgctgcagccgccgcctctgctcGCCGTAGTCGCCACCGCAGCTAGCTGCCTCCGCTCACAGCAGCCCACCGGCGCGGCGCTGCCTCCGCTcgcgcagccgccaccgccgcagtccgccgcccccgccgcctccgctcgctgcagcccgcctccccgccgccgccgcttatTGCACCGCCATCCGCCGTCGTTGCATCGGAGAGGgtgtggggaggaggtcggcaGTAGTATGGGTGGGGAAAATGGGggtagaagaggaggaagaagggtagtAGAGATTGACAAATGGGTCCTATTTGTAATAGACTTGTAATAAAGAGGGTAgatagagaggctgttggagcgAGCAACGACTTTGACTTGCTAAATCAAATGGATAGCTGGCCATATGGATGTTTAGAGAGTCTATTTTAGAGAGGCCGTACTGGTGTTTTGTTGGAGAATTTGGCTTGAAATTGACAGTTGCAAAAAGCAGTGTATCACCAAGTTCTTGGAAAAATTGTGTGTAGCAAgggaaacggcatatttgcaaatgaaaagtaattggctgataagtataagcatatgCAAAAAGATGAGGTCCCAAAAGTTTGCAGAGCGCGGATGTTCTATTTGTTCTAAAAGGTggcatatttttgttgtttttttcccCAACAGTGGCACcagttctatatttttttttaccaataaaccagaattacctttttttttctctctagaGTTACTCGTATTTTCTTATTAGGAAAAGAAGGCAGGCTAGCTTGAGGTACCTCGTCAAATGGTAACAAGGAATTCATGAAAATCATAACAAGGAGCTCCATCGTTTGCTCTTCACCTTATCAACCACATCTAACAATTAAATTTCAAATCTTATTTTACggttgattttgatgttttttacTGTAGTTTATTTCCGGTATTGGTTTTTCAGTCGCTAATTAATGCTACAGCTTGTAATCTAATAATGTAGGTGAAAagatggggtttatttttttaggcgGTTTTCCAAAAGATTTTACAACTTGAAATATATGATCTGGCATTTGCAATATACTTCCTCCAATGTTTAAGACAAGATTcgatatttcttaaaaaaaattccgagAAATAATACTCATGCTTAgtttttaaacaaaataaatgatatacGTTGGTTGACCTTACCATTACACTTATGGAGTTAATACTTAtcttttaatataaaaataaagttttaaCCAAATTTTATCATAAACATCAAGTATTTATCTTGGGGATTATCAGTTTGAGCATAGCATTAATAAATGAAATCAGGAAGAAAACAATAATCCCATTTAGCTAAGCAACACAAATtcagaatagaaaaaaaaatgaaaataaaacaatCTGATTGATTTAACAAACGGAAATCCAggatagttaaaaaaaaaaagaggttggGTGAAAGAATCAAATTTGCTTCTTACAAGAGTAGATGACTAAATGTTCCTGCTTGGATCATAGGGCATGTTGATACTTTGCTAATCTTatccttaccaaaattttagcaatagcAAGAATTAGTAGTTACTACCAAttattttggtaaaaaataGCTAGATTCTTGTTTGGTTACTGCCAAAATGTGTTTCCATATATGGGCCTAATTCAACTAAGCCAAATAATTTGGTatgccaattttttttgccTACCAACCAATTGAAGGACTGATATGTTTGGTATAGTAACCAAATTATAGTAACCAAATTAAAAAACCATAACATAAACTAATCGCTTACCTTGTTTAATTGTGTCACGCTATTGTCTGAATAAGTTAGTAACAAGCAATAATTCAAACGCTGAAGGTTCTAAGCTCTAACCATGAGTCGATGACCTTAGCATCAAGGATGTCGAAGGCTAATTCGCTAAAACAACCTTACAACCTTTGAGTTAAATTAAAGCTGTGATAGTGACATTATCAAAGGAATACTTGGCACAATTTTCAGCCCCTACTTTTACTCCAAACCAAAAGGAGACGACGAAGGCCATTTTGCCACAAAATTGCAAAAGTCATAAACAAGTAAACAAGTAAGACTGTATTTGTTTCAGTTCAAAATTATTATAACCTAGATTATTGAGTAATATGCtgtataagctggattataagttgttagctaattttttttctttgaattatTAGCTGTTTGTTAGCTGTTAGCCACCtaataatctaaaaatatacCTTTAAAGTGGATTACCATATTATACTAATATGGTTTATAGATTGTAGTAATCTATTATAATAAACTATCTGTTTATTTCAGCCTACttctaataatctagattataataataacTTACGcttaataatttagattataataatcctaaactCAGTAACCTTTCAAACCATTCACAAGTCAAGAGCTATATTttcaatcataaaaaaaatatccagatAACTAAATTATTGCATTTACTTGTTCTTCAAATAATATATCTTTTAGTtggtttattattattttcatcaCTTGTCAAAAGCTGTAAACACTCATCATCATTAACATTCCAAGACATAATTCtacacaagaaaaatatatcaatcctaaatgcaaaaaaaaaaattgagagagATTGCatcagagtaaaaaaaaatgtaaaaataaaaacaaagaggAGTTCAGTTACCTCGATAACGAGATTAACCGTGGAGGCTGTCTGCTCTGCCTCCTGCAGCCTCAGTGCGAGCTCCAtgttctcctcctccagcccggcGTTCGCcgcccgcagcgccgccgcctccgccgccatcgccgcctccctctcctcgaCGTTCTTCTCCAGCTCCGccatcctccgccgcgccgcctccgcctccgctgccagggcgccctccctctccgcgcCGTCCTTCTCCATCCCGGCCACCCTGTCCCGgagcgccgcggcctccgccgccgcggcgacctccctctccgcgccgctcctctccaGCGCGCTCGCCCTGGcacggagcgccgccgcctcgcgcgcggCCTCCTCCCGCTCGCGCTCCACGCGCGCCCTGAGCTCTGCCAGCTTCTCCCTGGCGCGCGCCAGCTTGCCGCGGACGGCGTCGAGCTCCGACGCCCGCGCCTCCTCCAGGCGACGGTTCTCCTCCCGCAGCGAGGCGGCCTTCAGCTCCAGCATCCgcgcctccacggcggcggcggcggcggcgcggcgatcgAGCTCACGCGCCGTGGCGTCCTGCTCCCGGAGCTCGTCGAGCTCCGCCTGCCGCAGCTGCAGCCGCTGCTCCCGCTCCATGAGCGACAGCCAGAGCTCCTTCAGCCTCTccacctcctcatcctcctcctcctcccgctcttTCTTCTCCgatcggtcgccgccgccgccgccaccgccggcgttTGCTCCGGCGGCCATGTCGTCGTCAGCGGCGGGAGGCATCGCGACTCTCGCCACGATCTCCGGCTCGTCGTCCCCGGCTCCGACGGACGCGCCGTGAATCACGGTCTCCAAACATTCCTCCTTTCACACCGAAGAATCAATCACACCTCAAATTCATTCCTTCCGAAAATTCAGGAAAAATTTCCACTGATCAAGAACTGATGAAATTCGTAAGATCGCAACTTACATTCGACGAAAGAATCCGGAGACCATCATCCGGTGTAGGCAGAGCACGAGGCCTAGCTGCTACagacaaaacaaaaaatcatCATCACAAAACAAACCAAACACCACAAGAGCAagctagaaaagaaaaatccaagAAACGAAACCTTACAAGAATTCAGCGGCGACAGGTCACGCTTCCGCAGCCGGAGAGGACGGCGAGGCTGCTGCGGCTGCCGCCGGTGATCGGACGCGTACGTCGCGACGAGGTAGACGGCGAAAGctgaggcgagggcggcgacgcccgccgccgtctcgccctcgccgccaccctccgccaccgccatggacgCCCCCTGGCTGCTCCAACCGAGGAGATGGCCGAGCAGAGCGGAGACAGGGAGGCCGAGCAGGGCACGGTCAAGGCCGAGCTTGCCGGGATCAAACTGGAGGGAGAATCTCaggccgccgtctcctcctccattgCTCTTCTCGCCGTCTTCCATCCTCTCAAGCCACCATTTGCACTGCTCCCCAATTCCCCATGACCACCAGGGCCCTTGTGGAACTGGGGATGGCCCCATGGGGTATATATGCCAAATAGACCAATTTTTGgtcaaacaaagaaaaaaaaaggaggagatTTGGTTCAACAaggaaaattgtttttttttttcttgaaagaaacaaagaattggttcaacaagcaaaaaaaaaaaaacttttttgaaaagaaacaaGAGGAATTGGTGCAAGAAGGAaaactagttttatttttctttaaaaaaaagagtaaaatacagAGAATTGATGCAAGAAGGAAATTGAGGATTTTAAAGATTATGTTCCTAGATAGATGGATGGGTGATAGCTAAAGAGAAGAAAGCATCAAAGAGAGAGCCCCACAGAGGCCACTAAAAGGGGCAAGAAAAGGCAGAGGCCAATGTCTCTTTGAGCCTCCAACTCTTGAATTCTTGAATACTTCTTCCTTGCTTCCTATTGATGATAGCTCTCTTCAGCATTTAATTATTTGAGTTGAAaactgaagaagagaaaaggaggCACACACTTCATCCTGGGCTTGCATCACCCTTTATGTACACTCCTATGACATGGAGACTTGTACTACTTGGAAAATGGGTTGTTGTATGACGTGGAATAATCAGCAAGTTTCTCTGAATTACCTGCtatctgaaaaaagaaaagtttgTGCGTTCTTTTTAGACGGTGCAGAACAGGACAAATGGTGTAGGTGGCTTCATCAGATATGAGTGCGTCATCACCATGTTAGTTAGTATCAACGAGAGGGGGTTGTGATACTGTGGGACTCAAAACCATGTCCTGCTCTGGTGGATTATAAAAACCAGAGGTGAAAATTTTATTCTACTGCTACTAATTAAACCATGCTTGGGCAGATACCTACTTAGTCAATATTTGATCGTCACTGCTAAGTAAGAACTCTATTATTGTGGCTGCATGATCGGTGTTGATCCATGTAATTGCATGCGTAAGCTTGTTAACTAGGTTTACATTATCATTTTGCTCATCTGTGTTCTGGACCTATGGATATCATAGGTTGTTTAGTACTAAGTTATTACACTGCTAATGCAAAAGATGCAAAATCACATGAATAAGACCCCTGGAATATAATACCAATATTCCCTTGCGATCACGACAGTTCAATCCCACTTGAAAAACGAGGGCATCTTTGGTTCCTAATCCCTCCGTTTTGACCCCCACACGAGGGCCATATAATCCTGTGGGCTTTAGCAGTTTGCCGCTTCTCCCGTTCATCAGCAAATTCAGAGCAAGAAGAGTTAAAGATGAGATTAAATCCACTCAAAGCTCGTGCATGTCTGCTTATTGACTATGGGCACTTAATTAAACGCACATGAGCTAGCTACACGACGAGACATGATCTGTTTAGTTGGTCGTGCTGAAATTAAACATCACCTGAACCTAGCCTGACAGTGCTTGGATTCCGTCCATGATTTATGCAGAAGTTTTTCCCTTGACCGTTGCTGCAGCCAAAGATTCGTGCTACGTTCATTCTTGGCTCGAGTAGAGTTCATTATTACTAGTACGACATTACCAACAGCACACGGACTTAATTTGTCCCAGGATGGCGCCGGTAGTTTTGAGTACGTGAGATCAgttcttttcttcctttgtttttttttctagtttttggGTGTCAATGCATCCACTATAACTGTGTTTGAGAGGAGACAatagaagattgagaagatacgtaaaatAAGACTAGTCTTTAATGCATGAtcaattgagtattaattatttttaacttaaaaatatattaatataattttttaaacaacttttctGTAGAatatttttgtgaaaaatgtaccgtttagcagtttaagaAGCGTGTGCGCAGATTCCTTTTTCACAATAAATCTTTTTCTATCTTTGAACGCAGCCAATATCTCCAAAGCGCTTTTCCAAAGTTGTAGGGTAGAGACAAGAGGAAGCTACGGCTATATGTGCGTCTTTTGTGGCCGTATTCATGTGacctttttttcctcctccccggcccaagtaGGAACGGAATACATGGCCTTCTTTTCCTCGTCGATGGCCACCGCCAACGTGAGGGGCACGTGACACACGGCCGTTGTTGCCTAGATGCCCATGATTTGATATGATTTTGTGTGTGTGCCTGCCATACTGCAATGCTATAGCATATGATGCGTGGCACTGAAAGCTACGAAAAGCACGAGCGGTATACGACCAAGTTTAATAGGATAGCCTACTAccagctccaattcatctatagtcaatctaataaacaatacatacaatagttgcttactatactattaatatatggtcccacctgtcatacacacatcgTGTCTTGGAAtccgcgctgcagctggctacatatctgtaacccgcttttcttctctctcatattttatcttattaaaatatgtttatagctggctaatagtacCTGCTCTACGTGTTCTTcgataggagaaaaaaaaaagagaggaaaagatgTAAAAAGGCTATGAATATGATTACGATGGCAGCCCGAATTGTGGCTCCAGATTTTAAAACGGAAGATTTTCTTGACTTTAAAATCGatttggaaaaaggaaaagagaagatgCGTGTGACCATCTCCATTTGGGCCCCTTTAAAGTTTACCCCAAACAGAGAAGAGATTTGATCGTTTTTATATTGGGCCGAGAATAAGCTTTGCAAAGGAAGAGCCTAATTTGCTCGGATGCCTCGATGCTAGAGAAAGTTTTAGACCCATCAAAAGTATAGTGGGGCTCCAACATCACATGTCACACTGGCTGGCCCAGGGTGGATCTGTGCTTAGAACATCTGGGCCTTCGGACCTATGCATTGGTTTATTAACCCTtataaattttcattttttttacttaaaagcAATGTGACAAAATTgaagaggaataagttcattttagatCCCTTGGGTACGAGTTCGATTGTTGTACTTGAACCGCAATAATAGATAGAATggatccctcaactatcaaagcAGGTGCAATATTGGTTCCATGGCAATATAGCGGGTGGTTTTGTATATTGTGGCAATTTGACCCGAGTCAACAGTGTTGAATCagcatgggccccacatgtaagGGCCTCTTCACTCTTCACCACTCTCTCTTCACTTGGACAGGGAGGGCATCCATGTCGGTAAGGAGGGCGataaagggggggggggggtaaaccAGAACCGACGTCGGTGTGCGAACTGTGAGGTTGAGCCGCTTGGCCTCACATGCAAGCAACAcatccctcttctctcttctccctcttcgCCTCGAAGCCGACGCGGTGGTTATTTGCCTCGACGCTGCCGATGCGGCGGTGATGTGTGTACACGCTCGCTTGAGCGCGGTGGCGAGCGCGTTGGAgagcggcggccatggtggtgTTGGTGCTCCGTGCATGTCAGGAGGCGATCGAGGGCCACGATGAAGCAGAGGTTGAGCATGCGGCACTAGAGCGGGTGCGGCTACTCAAGCCCTGCCACTCAGGCGTCCCTGAGGAGCGACGGCTAGTTGGATAGCAGCACGGTCGCCACGTGCAGCGGCACAACGTGCGATGTGCtcgatggcggtggtggaggaggctagCGAGCAGCTTGATGGAAGGGCGAGGAAGAGGAATGCCACCGCCACCTCAAAGCTCCTTGCCAACTCAGACAACTCTCGTGCGAAGCGCGATTCCAACAccttgccctcctcctccccctttgCCTCCACCTTTGTAtcgcgcggccatggcggtgatGACAACAACAGCAAGGACACACAttgctcctcccctctcccagcTCAGGGTTCACGGTGCGCCGAGGCACCTCGTGCACGGACTAGAAGCAAGCAGATAGGCACGCTGCCTGCGGGCTTATCGGTGGCGGCAAGTGCAGCGCGCGAAGAGGCCAGGCCGGTGACCAGGGGCAGAGCTATAGTATGTAGGGGGGGGTGCCCAAGGGCCGATCAATAAAAGTTTTTAGCTATACGTCACCTATTTTCACCATGTGTGCACTCCCGTAATACAAACATAGCATTGGCATTGGCTTAAACTGgatctaaagtagagtaaattaagtaAGTGGCACCGCTCTCTATTTCGTTCTATCTCTGCCCTTGCCGGTGACGCTCCGATTCAGCCTCCGTTGTGCTTCCCTTCTCCTCCGTGAGCTCCGcctagcctcctcctcttcagctACTCCCTCGTTGACGTTGGAGCCTCCTTCTCGCCGATCGCCCACAGcagc
Proteins encoded in this window:
- the LOC127755420 gene encoding uncharacterized protein LOC127755420 isoform X1, whose product is MGPSPVPQGPWWSWGIGEQCKWWLERMEDGEKSNGGGDGGLRFSLQFDPGKLGLDRALLGLPVSALLGHLLGWSSQGASMAVAEGGGEGETAAGVAALASAFAVYLVATYASDHRRQPQQPRRPLRLRKRDLSPLNSSARPRALPTPDDGLRILSSNEECLETVIHGASVGAGDDEPEIVARVAMPPAADDDMAAGANAGGGGGGGDRSEKKEREEEEDEEVERLKELWLSLMEREQRLQLRQAELDELREQDATARELDRRAAAAAAVEARMLELKAASLREENRRLEEARASELDAVRGKLARAREKLAELRARVEREREEAAREAAALRARASALERSGAEREVAAAAEAAALRDRVAGMEKDGAEREGALAAEAEAARRRMAELEKNVEEREAAMAAEAAALRAANAGLEEENMELALRLQEAEQTASTVNLVIEEDVVKEANYLRETNERLTRQIEQLHADHCAHVEELVYLKWVNACLRYELRTHDGDDGAGAGAGAGRISARDLSKSMSFRSSEKAKELMLKYGTHGLDGFDPSIFSPLHESVYGDGDGDDFEQRRPNGDVVVDEAPRSPSTAVAMAAAAAGAESPSRRGNKLKFLGNIKKLLPTSKKGHGRGDRRSSRKQSAAAEAEPPRDEHLEKALQWLSSHDVLDDDDSYESTPLSSCERTPLSSVTTAGSTHARSTGGAAGETAAAAASRLLEAETARARSDVGASSYGREAPSRYHALRPYHPGAGAGNVGGDGPRASPEKRELRRRSEELRSPASMFAGARDNRMHQLQSNA
- the LOC127755420 gene encoding uncharacterized protein LOC127755420 isoform X2, translating into MGPSPVPQGPWWSWGIGEQCKWWLERMEDGEKSNGGGDGGLRFSLQFDPGKLGLDRALLGLPVSALLGHLLGWSSQGASMAVAEGGGEGETAAGVAALASAFAVYLVATYASDHRRQPQQPRRPLRLRKRDLSPLNSSRPRALPTPDDGLRILSSNEECLETVIHGASVGAGDDEPEIVARVAMPPAADDDMAAGANAGGGGGGGDRSEKKEREEEEDEEVERLKELWLSLMEREQRLQLRQAELDELREQDATARELDRRAAAAAAVEARMLELKAASLREENRRLEEARASELDAVRGKLARAREKLAELRARVEREREEAAREAAALRARASALERSGAEREVAAAAEAAALRDRVAGMEKDGAEREGALAAEAEAARRRMAELEKNVEEREAAMAAEAAALRAANAGLEEENMELALRLQEAEQTASTVNLVIEEDVVKEANYLRETNERLTRQIEQLHADHCAHVEELVYLKWVNACLRYELRTHDGDDGAGAGAGAGRISARDLSKSMSFRSSEKAKELMLKYGTHGLDGFDPSIFSPLHESVYGDGDGDDFEQRRPNGDVVVDEAPRSPSTAVAMAAAAAGAESPSRRGNKLKFLGNIKKLLPTSKKGHGRGDRRSSRKQSAAAEAEPPRDEHLEKALQWLSSHDVLDDDDSYESTPLSSCERTPLSSVTTAGSTHARSTGGAAGETAAAAASRLLEAETARARSDVGASSYGREAPSRYHALRPYHPGAGAGNVGGDGPRASPEKRELRRRSEELRSPASMFAGARDNRMHQLQSNA